The following proteins are encoded in a genomic region of Gimesia algae:
- a CDS encoding ferredoxin reductase, with protein sequence MILFNQQDSKIQKDQLISLPVTHVIQEAEDVCTFRLDNSQGLIPPHHPGMFVKVCLDINGSEVWRSFSISSSPHQSERIDLTIKRNHAGQVGNYFFEHIHVGSHVRLKGPLGQFYFDPAQHVEPVILLCAGIGVTPMMSIVRYLHATNVNRNCYLFYGARTPRDVIFDQETRDLITEMPDFHYFLTLSQPVPHWLGYCGHLNFDFMISKIPQVESSRFFLCGPRNFNQDFTLRLLEMGVPQELIHSEQFHKKNKTR encoded by the coding sequence ATGATACTATTCAACCAACAAGACAGTAAAATACAAAAAGATCAGCTGATTTCGCTCCCGGTCACGCATGTGATCCAGGAAGCAGAAGATGTCTGTACTTTTCGACTTGATAACTCACAGGGATTGATTCCCCCCCATCATCCCGGGATGTTTGTCAAAGTCTGCCTCGACATTAATGGATCGGAAGTCTGGCGCAGTTTTTCCATCAGTTCTTCACCCCATCAGAGTGAGCGCATTGATTTAACGATCAAACGTAATCACGCAGGGCAGGTGGGGAATTATTTTTTTGAACACATTCATGTCGGCAGTCATGTACGGCTTAAAGGCCCGTTAGGGCAGTTTTATTTTGATCCTGCGCAACATGTTGAACCAGTCATTCTCCTGTGCGCAGGCATCGGGGTTACTCCCATGATGAGTATCGTACGATATCTGCATGCAACTAACGTGAACCGCAACTGTTATCTGTTTTATGGTGCCCGCACACCTCGGGATGTCATCTTTGATCAGGAAACACGGGACCTGATCACTGAAATGCCGGACTTCCATTACTTTCTGACTCTTTCTCAGCCGGTTCCTCACTGGCTGGGATATTGTGGGCATCTCAATTTTGATTTCATGATCTCTAAGATCCCCCAGGTTGAGTCGTCACGATTCTTTTTATGTGGCCCGCGGAATTTCAATCAGGATTTCACACTTCGTCTTCTCGAGATGGGAGTTCCACAAGAACTGATTCACAGTGAACAATTTCATAAAAAAAATAAAACCAGATAG
- a CDS encoding DmsC/YnfH family molybdoenzyme membrane anchor subunit: MNFDVEGPDLNQSYTSDPASSVAQRGGAPEQEFDLISLLLKEQQTLTAIDQFAKKYDADQLPAQSRYYTDLIPSATPQAGEQYAFGVDLDRCSGCKACVTACHSLNGLDENETWRDVGLLTGGTNQDPIYQHVTTACHHCLDPGCMQACPVNAYEKDPVTGIVRHLDDQCIGCQYCTLACPYDVPKYHSKKGIVRKCDMCSQRLSDGEAPACVQACPHQAISINIVSKEQVIADSEIDQFLPAAPDPQHTYPTTTYKSKKPFPRNTIPADYYSASPQHAHIPLVIMLVLTQLSVGAFLTSLALEYFLSAETTSVMTRMSATFALFFGLVALGASTLHLGRPQYAFRGILGLKHSWLSREILAFGVFSNTAMAYALLTWLSGDSYANLKAWQPLAGQVVGLTGIIGIFCSIMIYVFTKREFWSFESTLIKFGLTAVLLGITSTLFTLYLLGIFSSLPESKLLAAQAGPMLAKALIVTAVCKLAFEASIFRYLLRRQNSPLKRSALLMSGELSNVTLARFACGILGGILMPAFLLNHQVQPLHTLSLFIIVSFLFVANLAGELLERYLFFSAVAAPRMPGVLR, translated from the coding sequence ATGAACTTCGACGTTGAGGGACCTGATCTGAATCAGTCTTATACCAGTGATCCGGCATCTTCTGTAGCACAGAGGGGAGGAGCCCCCGAGCAGGAATTTGATCTGATCTCACTACTGCTGAAAGAACAGCAGACACTGACAGCCATCGATCAGTTTGCAAAGAAATATGATGCCGACCAACTGCCGGCACAGTCGCGTTATTATACAGATCTGATTCCCTCAGCAACCCCTCAGGCTGGTGAGCAGTATGCGTTCGGCGTGGATCTGGATCGTTGTTCGGGCTGTAAAGCCTGCGTGACAGCCTGCCACTCTCTGAATGGTCTGGATGAAAATGAAACCTGGCGCGATGTCGGGTTACTCACCGGTGGTACGAACCAGGATCCGATTTATCAGCATGTCACGACCGCCTGTCATCACTGCCTCGACCCGGGCTGTATGCAGGCCTGTCCGGTCAACGCCTACGAAAAAGATCCTGTCACGGGAATCGTCCGACATCTGGATGACCAATGTATCGGCTGCCAGTATTGTACGCTGGCCTGTCCTTATGATGTGCCCAAATATCACAGTAAGAAAGGCATTGTCCGTAAATGCGATATGTGCAGCCAGCGACTGTCCGATGGAGAAGCGCCCGCGTGTGTGCAGGCCTGTCCTCATCAGGCAATTTCCATCAACATCGTGAGTAAGGAACAGGTGATTGCCGATTCCGAAATTGATCAGTTTCTGCCCGCTGCTCCGGATCCACAGCACACGTATCCTACAACAACCTACAAATCGAAAAAGCCATTCCCCCGCAATACAATCCCTGCAGATTATTATTCTGCCAGCCCGCAACATGCGCACATACCACTGGTCATCATGCTGGTGTTAACACAGCTTTCGGTAGGCGCCTTTCTGACCAGTCTGGCCCTTGAATATTTTCTCAGTGCCGAAACGACTTCTGTCATGACACGTATGTCAGCCACGTTCGCGCTCTTTTTTGGCTTAGTCGCATTGGGTGCCAGTACGCTGCATCTGGGGCGACCGCAATATGCTTTCCGGGGAATCTTAGGGCTCAAACATTCCTGGCTGAGTCGTGAAATCCTGGCGTTCGGCGTCTTTTCCAATACCGCGATGGCCTATGCGTTATTGACCTGGCTTTCAGGAGATTCCTATGCCAACCTGAAAGCCTGGCAGCCCCTGGCAGGTCAAGTGGTCGGCTTGACAGGGATCATCGGTATTTTCTGCTCCATCATGATTTATGTCTTTACAAAACGGGAGTTCTGGAGTTTTGAATCCACGCTGATTAAATTTGGATTGACCGCCGTTCTGCTGGGAATTACCTCGACGTTGTTCACACTTTATCTACTGGGCATTTTTTCCAGTTTGCCTGAATCAAAATTACTGGCCGCGCAGGCAGGACCGATGCTGGCGAAAGCTTTGATTGTGACTGCTGTCTGCAAACTTGCATTCGAAGCTTCTATCTTCCGCTACCTGTTGCGACGTCAGAACTCTCCCCTCAAACGATCTGCTCTGCTGATGAGCGGGGAGCTTTCCAATGTCACGCTGGCACGATTTGCCTGCGGTATCCTGGGAGGCATTCTGATGCCGGCATTTTTATTAAATCACCAGGTTCAACCTTTACATACCTTAAGCCTATTCATCATCGTCTCCTTCCTGTTTGTCGCCAACCTCGCTGGTGAACTGCTGGAACGATACCTGTTCTTCTCTGCGGTCGCCGCTCCCCGCATGCCAGGTGTATTACGATGA
- a CDS encoding molybdopterin oxidoreductase family protein, whose translation MDPSNLGSLIHQKEGHLTRELLLSPGGFGLGKIPEKNLPDSTTQMVCGFCGTGCNLNIHLKEGEGICVSPTTEYPVNLGMACPKGWEALSVLQSPNRAISPLVKKSPNHWEPVDWDTALSLFTRKFKGIQQQHGADSVAFLSTGQMVTEEMAFLGALAKFGMGMKHGDGNTRQCMASAVTAYKQSFGFDSPPFTYQDLEESDVLVFVGANPCIAHPIMWERVMRNPHSPEIITVDPRKTETAMQSSLHLQIYPKSDLPLFYGIARILIEQGAIDEKYIQEHTEGFQEFADYVTAYPLERVIAETGLSQAMIEKFADLIKSGKRVSFWWTMGVNQSYQGVRTAQALINLALMTGNIGRPGTGANSITGQCNAMGSRLFSNTTNLLGGHDFLNAEHRDKVARVLSIPTEQIPDQNSWPYHKIIEGILAGKIKGLWVICTNPAHSWINQGQVRDILDRLDFLVVQDMYHDTETAKFADLILPAAGWGEKEGTFINAERRIGRVKRVKRAPGQALSDFSIFKLIAQYWGCGEMFSNWKSPEDVFQLMKQLSKGQPCDFSGVEDYTAIDEQGGIQWPFPDTETQPPAPQRRLFEDGIYPHENGRARFIFSEPSKMPEPPSDQYPFILLTGRGTASQWHTQTRTRNSDVLRKLYPERIYVEINPQDARAQSIQPNDWIMIESQRGHLKARAFITQSVQPGQLFIPMHYEETNQLTDAVFDPHSSQPSYKCCAVKVSTN comes from the coding sequence ATGGATCCCTCAAATTTAGGCTCCCTCATTCACCAGAAAGAGGGGCACCTTACCAGAGAATTATTGCTTTCTCCCGGCGGCTTTGGCTTGGGAAAGATACCCGAAAAAAACCTGCCTGATTCAACGACTCAAATGGTGTGTGGTTTTTGTGGCACGGGATGTAATCTGAATATCCATTTAAAAGAGGGGGAAGGGATCTGCGTCAGTCCGACGACCGAGTATCCGGTCAATCTCGGTATGGCCTGTCCGAAAGGCTGGGAAGCGTTATCGGTGCTGCAATCCCCCAATCGTGCGATCAGCCCCCTGGTCAAAAAATCTCCCAACCACTGGGAACCAGTCGACTGGGATACCGCTTTGAGCCTGTTTACCCGTAAGTTTAAAGGCATCCAACAGCAGCATGGAGCCGATTCGGTTGCCTTTCTGAGCACAGGCCAGATGGTCACGGAAGAAATGGCCTTCCTGGGAGCGCTGGCCAAGTTCGGCATGGGCATGAAGCATGGTGACGGAAATACCCGCCAGTGCATGGCTTCTGCAGTCACCGCTTACAAACAGTCGTTTGGATTCGATTCCCCACCATTCACCTACCAGGATCTGGAAGAATCAGACGTGCTGGTCTTTGTCGGTGCGAATCCCTGCATTGCCCATCCCATCATGTGGGAACGGGTGATGCGCAATCCGCATTCTCCCGAAATTATCACCGTCGATCCTCGAAAAACGGAAACCGCGATGCAATCCAGTCTGCATCTGCAGATTTATCCAAAATCAGATCTGCCCCTGTTTTACGGGATCGCACGCATTCTGATCGAGCAGGGGGCCATCGATGAAAAATACATTCAGGAACATACCGAGGGGTTTCAGGAGTTTGCAGATTATGTCACCGCCTATCCGCTGGAGCGTGTCATCGCAGAAACCGGATTGAGCCAGGCAATGATTGAAAAGTTTGCTGATCTGATCAAATCCGGCAAACGGGTCTCCTTCTGGTGGACAATGGGAGTGAACCAGAGTTACCAGGGAGTTCGTACCGCGCAGGCTTTGATCAACCTGGCGCTGATGACCGGCAATATCGGTCGACCGGGTACGGGAGCCAACTCGATTACAGGACAATGTAATGCGATGGGATCCCGTTTATTCAGCAACACCACGAATCTATTAGGCGGGCATGATTTCCTGAACGCCGAGCACCGTGACAAAGTGGCCCGTGTGCTCTCGATCCCCACGGAACAGATTCCCGATCAAAACAGCTGGCCTTATCACAAAATCATCGAAGGAATCCTGGCCGGTAAAATTAAAGGATTGTGGGTCATCTGCACGAACCCGGCTCATTCCTGGATCAATCAGGGACAGGTGCGTGACATCCTGGACCGTCTTGACTTCCTGGTAGTTCAGGATATGTATCATGATACAGAAACAGCGAAATTCGCAGATCTCATCCTGCCGGCCGCAGGCTGGGGTGAAAAAGAGGGAACGTTCATTAATGCAGAACGGCGGATTGGACGTGTGAAGCGTGTCAAACGCGCTCCCGGTCAGGCGCTGTCTGATTTTTCCATCTTTAAACTGATCGCGCAATACTGGGGCTGCGGCGAGATGTTCTCAAACTGGAAATCACCCGAAGATGTGTTTCAACTGATGAAACAGTTATCCAAAGGACAACCCTGTGACTTTTCCGGGGTCGAAGACTACACAGCAATTGACGAACAGGGGGGTATCCAATGGCCGTTCCCGGATACAGAGACACAGCCTCCCGCTCCCCAACGGCGATTATTTGAAGATGGTATCTATCCTCATGAGAATGGTCGGGCCCGGTTTATCTTTTCAGAACCATCCAAAATGCCGGAACCACCGTCCGATCAGTACCCCTTTATTCTGCTGACAGGACGAGGCACCGCATCGCAGTGGCATACGCAGACACGCACCAGAAACTCGGATGTGCTCCGCAAGCTTTACCCCGAGCGGATCTATGTAGAGATCAATCCCCAGGATGCCCGCGCCCAGTCCATTCAGCCGAATGACTGGATTATGATCGAATCACAGCGAGGGCATCTGAAAGCACGGGCATTCATTACACAATCGGTACAGCCGGGACAGCTTTTCATTCCGATGCATTATGAAGAGACGAATCAACTGACGGATGCGGTATTTGATCCGCATTCGAGTCAGCCATCGTACAAGTGTTGTGCTGTTAAAGTGAGTACAAACTGA
- a CDS encoding alpha/beta hydrolase produces MNLLQSQFMQLKVLTFCCLLLFITPGYAQSVPPAPACDTPAAECLNTPDCVSCVPEINYWVVSSRCCIQKSKCCCPCCEFDVYHSNSVGSVTEQSMESLVQSIHPEAPICIMVHGSFVDWDSVLNDSYNTYLWLRSAAPQMPLNVIFFTWPSDEMKTRIIPIDVNILGKRAEYNGHYLTRLIAKLPEHHQISMLGHSHGARTVASAMHLIGGGSVQGVSLQDCGIHICCRCRHFRIVFAAAAINHNWLNPGDRYGCGLNCTDCLINLRNHKDRILLFYPILAPISRRALARTGFTYLDRRALGADVNRVHDIDVSECVGAGHMFPNYYSHPEIAETIVPAIYFQNP; encoded by the coding sequence ATGAATTTATTACAATCTCAATTCATGCAGCTCAAAGTCCTTACTTTCTGCTGCCTGCTGTTGTTTATCACACCAGGTTATGCCCAGTCTGTACCTCCCGCACCCGCATGCGATACCCCTGCTGCAGAGTGTCTCAATACACCCGACTGCGTCAGTTGTGTTCCCGAGATCAACTACTGGGTTGTCAGCAGTCGTTGCTGTATTCAAAAAAGTAAATGCTGTTGTCCCTGCTGCGAGTTTGACGTGTATCACTCCAACTCAGTGGGCAGTGTTACAGAGCAGTCGATGGAGAGTCTGGTCCAGTCGATTCACCCGGAAGCCCCCATCTGTATCATGGTTCATGGCAGCTTCGTCGACTGGGACAGTGTGCTGAACGATTCTTACAATACCTATCTCTGGTTGCGAAGTGCCGCACCGCAGATGCCGTTAAACGTGATTTTCTTTACCTGGCCCAGTGATGAGATGAAGACCAGGATCATCCCCATTGATGTTAATATACTGGGGAAACGCGCAGAGTATAATGGGCATTATTTGACGAGACTGATTGCGAAACTTCCCGAACATCACCAGATCAGTATGCTGGGACACAGTCATGGAGCCCGCACGGTTGCTTCCGCCATGCATCTGATTGGCGGAGGTAGCGTGCAAGGCGTCTCGTTGCAGGATTGCGGCATTCACATCTGTTGTCGGTGTCGTCATTTTCGAATTGTCTTCGCAGCCGCTGCCATCAATCACAACTGGTTAAATCCGGGCGATCGATATGGCTGCGGCCTGAACTGTACCGACTGTCTGATCAATTTACGAAACCACAAAGACCGGATCCTGCTGTTTTACCCGATCCTCGCCCCCATCTCCCGCCGGGCGCTGGCCCGAACGGGATTCACTTACCTGGACAGAAGGGCCTTGGGGGCTGACGTCAATCGAGTCCATGATATTGATGTCTCAGAATGTGTCGGAGCAGGGCACATGTTTCCGAATTACTACAGCCATCCGGAAATCGCGGAAACGATTGTTCCCGCCATCTACTTCCAGAACCCATAA
- a CDS encoding RNA polymerase sigma factor, whose translation MATGNDGKLAPELVHQLFEDHAGELRAFLLGLLRNHDLVDEVLQLTFSKALESGGTSKEETRKGWLFRVAYHAAMGLIRRNKIQKKSLNQLGQTTKFFSTDSPDQRLLDDENVEQIRLALTQLPESQQAVVKARIYENKTFNEISQDLEIPLGTVLTRMRLAIKSLSSRLDNPSD comes from the coding sequence TTGGCCACCGGAAACGATGGCAAACTCGCCCCCGAGCTCGTCCATCAATTATTTGAAGACCATGCAGGCGAATTGCGCGCTTTTTTACTGGGTTTATTACGCAACCACGATCTGGTTGATGAAGTATTGCAGCTGACGTTTTCAAAAGCCCTGGAATCCGGGGGCACCTCGAAAGAAGAGACCCGCAAGGGCTGGTTGTTTCGAGTGGCCTACCATGCAGCGATGGGACTGATCCGTCGGAATAAAATACAGAAGAAATCATTGAATCAACTGGGACAGACGACGAAGTTTTTCTCGACCGATTCACCAGATCAACGGTTGCTGGACGACGAAAATGTTGAACAGATCCGACTGGCACTCACTCAACTCCCTGAATCACAACAGGCGGTGGTGAAAGCCCGGATTTATGAGAATAAGACGTTTAACGAAATTTCACAGGACCTGGAAATCCCTTTGGGAACTGTGCTGACGCGGATGAGACTCGCCATTAAATCACTTTCAAGTCGGCTTGATAATCCTTCTGACTAA
- a CDS encoding anti-sigma factor — translation MNQSKPESADRDLNWIAFQYITNELSADDSLQFESLLAENQSAREALAHATQLMAGLHVIESMPATVTPRVQSVVPRRSLKWIVISCSVAAMLFLTISLLPETQAPESELVSQPSLTDASEEDLEHLLNLWSESAEENHLISQNTVTESSDALDQQTTLAESHSLEIPDWLYTAVSLPDESVN, via the coding sequence ATGAATCAATCTAAACCTGAATCTGCTGACCGTGATCTGAACTGGATCGCTTTCCAGTATATCACCAACGAACTCTCCGCCGATGATTCTCTCCAGTTTGAATCACTGCTGGCAGAGAACCAGTCGGCACGTGAAGCTTTGGCACACGCCACACAATTAATGGCAGGCTTACATGTCATAGAATCCATGCCCGCCACTGTGACTCCCCGGGTACAGTCTGTTGTTCCCCGTCGGTCGCTGAAATGGATTGTGATCAGTTGCTCTGTCGCGGCGATGCTGTTCCTCACAATCTCTCTGTTGCCGGAAACCCAGGCTCCAGAATCAGAACTGGTTTCACAGCCATCTTTGACCGATGCTTCCGAGGAAGATCTGGAACATCTGCTGAACCTCTGGTCTGAGTCTGCAGAAGAGAATCATCTGATTTCCCAGAATACTGTGACGGAATCCAGCGACGCACTGGACCAGCAAACGACGCTGGCTGAAAGCCATTCGCTCGAAATCCCAGACTGGCTTTATACAGCCGTCTCTCTCCCGGATGAAAGTGTGAACTGA
- a CDS encoding DUF1549 domain-containing protein gives MTSCLFSFLAVISLSATTEAADQADVKQPVNQRFSDPASTEVPQFQQHVVPLLGKLGCNGRACHGSFQGKGDFRLSLFGYDFTMDHQQLTDKDAERINLKNAAESLIIQKPLNEIEHEGGKRFEKDSWQHRLLLSWVKAGANGVPKAAPKFEQLIVTPNTIQFKKEGETVSLNAIAVWSDGTREDVTPLCRFQTNNEQIATISEAGLVTAAKPGDTHVVAFYDAGVIPVPVLQPVSEQYGDKYPKIAAATAVDKHVVNKLQKLGMVPADKCDDAEFLRRVSLDISGTLPAPHEIEAFLKNTSPDKRSQKIDELLESPGYAAWWATKLCDFTQNNYDDLVNVSPVRERPSQDWYDWVKKRVANNAGYDKITEGILLATSREKGESFEEFTKNINAIYQDKPGTDITDRDHMPYYWARRDLRNPDDRVLGFAYTFLGIRIQCAQCHKHPFDQWTQNDFKQFRGFFTRVNFGVNPESKNEYNAMVDEIGADKLRGNQLLRELSKEVKKGKDVPFMEVYVPKARPVNKNNKNKKNQNKRRRNAQTPDTAKLLGAEVVQINELDDPRTALMEWLRREDNPYFAKAFVNRVWASYFNRGIIEPADDLNLANPPSNGPLLDYLSREFIRRDFDMKWLHREITNSDTYQRSWQTNKTNEQDEVNFSHYIPHRLPAEVLYDAIHQATASDDAIDSMKNSLSDRAIAIAASGTRNRAMRDQQYALTIFGRSTRENNCDCDRSVDPSLLQTMYIKNDNDVYSAINRTNSSWLFQVGQQLGAVQKPNAQKEQMGNRLEKLQEQAKVAKQRVAQLRKQDDKKKLQQAQKRFKELNENMRKVRQMASKAGNTPARLQTFEEPISAEKSEEIITNTYLRSLSRYPTEEEIASAQKYLGDSENKIDGLYDLIWAVINTKEFMLNH, from the coding sequence ATGACAAGTTGTTTATTCTCCTTTCTGGCCGTCATCTCGTTGTCCGCAACGACCGAAGCAGCAGACCAGGCCGACGTCAAACAGCCGGTCAATCAGCGATTCTCTGATCCGGCCAGTACCGAAGTCCCTCAGTTTCAGCAACATGTTGTCCCGCTGCTGGGCAAACTGGGCTGCAACGGTCGTGCCTGCCATGGTTCCTTCCAGGGTAAAGGCGACTTCCGCCTCTCTCTGTTCGGCTACGATTTCACCATGGATCACCAGCAGTTGACTGATAAAGACGCAGAACGCATCAATTTGAAAAACGCGGCTGAAAGTCTGATCATTCAGAAGCCGTTAAACGAAATTGAACACGAAGGGGGCAAACGCTTCGAGAAAGACAGCTGGCAGCATCGCCTGCTGTTGAGCTGGGTGAAAGCAGGCGCTAATGGCGTACCGAAAGCAGCACCGAAATTTGAACAACTGATTGTCACCCCCAATACAATTCAGTTCAAAAAAGAAGGGGAAACCGTTTCCTTAAACGCAATCGCAGTCTGGTCTGACGGAACTCGGGAAGATGTGACTCCCCTCTGTCGCTTCCAGACCAACAACGAACAGATCGCGACGATTTCCGAAGCGGGTCTCGTCACTGCTGCCAAACCAGGAGACACCCATGTGGTTGCCTTCTACGATGCCGGCGTGATTCCGGTTCCAGTTCTGCAGCCTGTCTCCGAACAATATGGCGATAAATATCCCAAAATCGCCGCTGCCACAGCAGTCGACAAACATGTGGTCAACAAATTGCAGAAACTGGGTATGGTGCCCGCTGACAAATGTGATGATGCGGAATTCCTGCGTCGTGTCAGCCTGGACATTTCCGGTACACTCCCCGCACCTCATGAAATCGAAGCCTTTCTGAAAAATACCTCGCCTGACAAACGCTCGCAAAAAATCGATGAGCTGCTGGAAAGCCCCGGCTATGCTGCCTGGTGGGCAACTAAGCTGTGTGACTTCACTCAGAATAACTACGACGACCTCGTCAACGTCTCTCCCGTCCGCGAGCGTCCCAGCCAGGACTGGTACGACTGGGTTAAGAAACGTGTCGCCAACAACGCAGGCTACGACAAAATTACCGAAGGTATCCTGCTGGCCACCAGCCGGGAAAAGGGTGAAAGCTTCGAAGAGTTCACAAAAAACATCAATGCCATTTATCAGGACAAGCCAGGAACAGACATTACGGACCGTGATCACATGCCTTATTACTGGGCGCGGCGTGACCTGCGGAACCCCGATGACCGCGTGCTGGGCTTCGCTTATACCTTCCTGGGAATCCGGATTCAGTGTGCCCAGTGTCACAAACATCCGTTTGACCAATGGACCCAGAACGATTTCAAACAGTTCCGTGGTTTCTTCACACGGGTGAATTTCGGCGTTAATCCGGAATCAAAGAATGAATACAATGCAATGGTGGATGAAATTGGTGCCGACAAACTGCGTGGTAACCAGCTGCTCCGCGAATTGAGCAAAGAAGTCAAAAAAGGTAAAGATGTACCTTTCATGGAAGTGTATGTACCTAAAGCACGTCCTGTGAATAAGAACAACAAAAACAAGAAGAATCAGAATAAGAGAAGGCGTAACGCTCAGACTCCTGATACGGCCAAGCTCCTGGGGGCCGAAGTGGTTCAGATCAATGAACTGGACGATCCACGTACTGCTCTGATGGAATGGTTACGTCGTGAAGACAATCCGTACTTCGCGAAAGCCTTCGTCAACCGCGTCTGGGCCTCATATTTTAATCGTGGTATCATTGAGCCGGCCGACGACTTGAACCTGGCCAATCCGCCCAGCAACGGTCCACTGCTGGATTATCTGTCACGCGAATTCATTCGTCGCGATTTCGACATGAAATGGTTGCATCGTGAAATTACGAATAGCGACACGTACCAGCGCAGCTGGCAGACCAATAAAACCAACGAACAGGATGAAGTCAACTTCAGCCACTACATTCCTCATCGTCTGCCGGCAGAAGTTCTGTACGATGCCATTCACCAGGCAACTGCTTCTGATGATGCGATCGATAGTATGAAAAACAGCCTGAGTGATCGTGCGATCGCGATTGCTGCCTCGGGAACCCGCAACCGGGCCATGCGGGATCAGCAGTACGCGTTGACCATCTTCGGACGTTCCACACGTGAAAACAACTGCGACTGTGATCGTTCGGTCGACCCCAGCCTGTTACAGACAATGTATATCAAAAACGACAATGACGTGTACTCCGCTATCAACCGTACCAACAGCAGCTGGTTGTTCCAGGTCGGGCAGCAACTGGGTGCCGTACAGAAACCGAATGCTCAGAAAGAGCAGATGGGTAATCGTCTGGAGAAACTTCAGGAACAGGCCAAAGTGGCAAAACAGCGTGTTGCCCAGCTGAGAAAACAGGATGACAAGAAGAAACTCCAGCAGGCTCAAAAACGATTCAAGGAACTGAATGAGAATATGCGAAAAGTGCGGCAGATGGCCAGCAAAGCCGGCAATACTCCTGCCAGGCTCCAGACGTTTGAAGAACCAATCTCCGCTGAGAAATCAGAAGAGATCATTACCAACACTTACCTGAGAAGCCTGAGCCGTTATCCGACAGAAGAGGAAATCGCTTCTGCCCAAAAATATCTGGGTGACTCTGAGAATAAAATTGATGGTCTGTATGACCTGATCTGGGCAGTGATTAACACGAAGGAATTCATGCTCAATCACTAA
- a CDS encoding DUF1501 domain-containing protein — MAVSMTCDGVKRRDFLKIGTLGFTGLTLSSYLRMVDAGQAKPEKAKSAIFIELSGGPSHMDTFDLKPESSSEYRGEFKPIKTNVNGIEISEHLPKLAACMDKFALLRGVSHSVAAHALGRSYVNTGSRPLPSLEYPGYGAVFTKEYPGPDNLPPYVSIPNSTQKPGFLGVKYAPLNTGATPRPGQAFNVRGISLRSGLTIENIERRESLLREIDQKFSSLEKNSQLIEGLDRFGQQAQSIITSKRARDAFDVSKESPHFVKPFGESSFGQSCLLASRLVESGVRFVTVSMGGWDTHNKNWDALENRQLPPFDEGLSALFNGLAEKGLLESTAVYVTGEFGRTPKINTQRGGRDHYPRCMFMLMAGGQVKGGQVLGKSTANGTEPAGDGFSPDDVAASFYHNLGIDFTKEYHTNTGRPITIVRDGEVINKLFA, encoded by the coding sequence ATGGCCGTATCTATGACATGCGATGGAGTAAAGCGCCGCGATTTTCTGAAAATCGGCACACTTGGCTTCACTGGCTTGACCCTCTCTTCTTACCTGCGAATGGTGGATGCCGGACAGGCGAAACCGGAAAAAGCCAAATCGGCGATCTTCATCGAACTATCCGGTGGTCCTTCTCATATGGATACGTTTGACCTCAAACCGGAATCATCCAGTGAATACCGTGGGGAATTCAAACCCATTAAAACCAATGTCAACGGAATCGAAATCTCCGAGCATCTGCCGAAACTGGCCGCCTGCATGGATAAGTTCGCTCTGCTCCGCGGCGTCTCACACTCCGTCGCCGCGCATGCACTGGGTCGTTCTTATGTCAACACAGGCAGTCGCCCTTTGCCTTCCCTGGAATATCCTGGTTATGGGGCCGTCTTTACCAAAGAATATCCCGGTCCGGATAATCTGCCTCCGTATGTTTCGATTCCGAATTCGACTCAAAAACCGGGATTTTTGGGTGTCAAATATGCCCCTTTAAACACAGGCGCGACTCCTCGTCCTGGCCAGGCGTTTAACGTACGGGGGATCTCGCTGCGTTCCGGACTCACCATCGAAAATATCGAACGCCGTGAATCACTGTTGCGGGAGATCGACCAGAAATTCAGCAGTCTGGAAAAGAACTCACAGCTGATTGAAGGTCTGGATCGATTCGGTCAGCAGGCTCAATCGATTATCACTTCAAAAAGAGCCCGTGATGCATTTGATGTTTCCAAAGAATCACCCCATTTTGTCAAACCGTTTGGCGAATCGAGCTTTGGCCAGAGCTGCCTTTTGGCTTCGCGTCTGGTAGAGTCCGGCGTGCGGTTTGTGACCGTCTCCATGGGGGGTTGGGACACACACAACAAAAACTGGGATGCCCTGGAAAACCGTCAGTTGCCTCCGTTCGATGAAGGGCTGTCTGCTCTGTTCAACGGGCTGGCTGAAAAAGGCTTACTGGAGTCGACCGCCGTCTATGTGACAGGCGAGTTCGGACGTACTCCCAAAATCAATACACAGCGTGGCGGACGTGATCACTATCCACGCTGCATGTTTATGCTGATGGCCGGTGGTCAGGTCAAAGGCGGACAGGTACTCGGTAAGAGTACGGCCAACGGAACAGAACCAGCGGGAGATGGATTCTCTCCCGATGACGTCGCCGCTTCTTTCTACCATAACCTGGGCATCGATTTTACCAAAGAATATCACACCAACACCGGCCGACCGATTACTATCGTGCGTGACGGTGAGGTGATTAACAAGTTGTTCGCTTAA